A single region of the Vicia villosa cultivar HV-30 ecotype Madison, WI linkage group LG4, Vvil1.0, whole genome shotgun sequence genome encodes:
- the LOC131599317 gene encoding uncharacterized protein LOC131599317 has protein sequence MEVSDNHDHINYKDNCGEARILNHEKEYFHELSSDALNMFDGCCESSDQSIGIIPSFTNKSSNVSLKNMLVGATSILTQLYKISKTTGNQLMSSGSDVLFLDIGENGDIIIDSSVYTPSAPPPPVGIDYGAYKEVLEAEPPEWLPDSSTAGCMNCSALFTALTRGRHHCRFCGGIFCGVCTKGKCLLPVGFRERNPQRVCDACYEKLYPVQEVLINTVSNAVQVAKHDVMDWTCSRGWLNLPVGLSMEDEIYKSSNTLRSYCKVARSNPERSIPIAILNEAKGLAILTVAKAGALLAYKLGTGLVVSRRSDGSWSAPSAIFSLGLGWGAQIGGELMDFIIVLRDIKAVRTFCSRMHFSIGAGCSAAAGPIGRLFEADIRAGDRGSAMCYTYSCSKGAFVGVSLEGNIVATRMDANLRFYGSSLITTSDILLGMVDKPEAAKPLYTSLQDLYSSLCC, from the exons ATGGAAGTTTCTGATAATCATGATCACATCAATTATAAAGATAATTGTGGTGAAGCCAGAATTTTAAATCATGAAAAAGAGTATTTTCATGAGTTATCTTCTGATGCACTCAACATGTTTGATGGTTGTTGTGAATCAAGTGATCAGTCAATTGGTATCATACCCTCTTTTACAAACAAGTCTTCTAATGTTAGCTTGAAGAACATGCTTGTTGGGGCAACTTCCATTTTGACTCAACTATACAAAATATCGAAAACCACTGGTAATCAGTTAATGTCTAGTGGTTCTGATGTATTGTTCCTTGATATTGGAGAGAATGGTGATATTATCATTGACTCTTCCGTGTACACGCCAAGTGCTCCCCCTCCCCCGGTTGGGATTGATTATGGTGCCTATAAAGAGGTGCTAGAAGCTGAACCGCCAGAGTGGCTACCTGATAGTTCTACTGCCGGTTGTATGAACTGTAGTGCATTGTTTACCGCGCTTACTCGTGGAAGGCATCATTGTCGGTTTTGTGGTGGTATTTTCTGCGGGGTGTGTACAAAGGGGAAGTGCTTGTTGCCTGTTGGGTTTAGGGAAAGGAATCCTCAGAGGGTTTGTGATGCTTGCTATGAGAAGCTTTATCCTGTGCAGGAGGTTCTTATCAATACTGTTAGTAATGCTGTGCAGGTTGCAAAGCATGATGTAATGGATTGGACTTGTTCTAGAGGGTGGCTTAATCTCCCTGTTGGTTTGTCTATGGAGGATGAAATATACAAATCATCTAATACTCTGAGAAGCTACTGCAAG GTGGCCAGATCCAATCCTGAGAGGTCAATCCCTATAGCCATTCTTAACGAAGCGAAAGGGCTTGCAATCTTAACCGTTGCGAAAGCAGGTGCATTGCTCGCATACAAACTTGGTACTGGTTTGGTTGTTTCAAGAAGGTCGGATGGATCTTGGTCAGCACCATCAGCAATATTCTCCCTAGGTTTAGGATGGGGTGCTCAG ATTGGTGGAGAACTTATGGACTTTATAATTGTTCTTCGCGATATCAAGGCTGTGAGGACATTTTGCAGTCGCATGCATTTTTCTATTGGTGCTGGCTGTAGTGCTGCTGCAGGGCCTATTGGAAGATTGTTTGAAGCCGATATTCGTGCTGGTGACAGAGGTTCTGCCATGTGTTATACTTATAGTTGCAGTAAAG GTGCATTTGTGGGAGTGTCATTGGAGGGAAATATAGTTGCAACCAGGATGGATGCCAATCTGCGTTTTTACGGCAGTTCTTTAATCACAACATCTGACATTCTTTTAGGGATGGTGGACAAGCCGGAGGCTGCCAAGCCATTGTACACCTCTCTTCAAGATTTGTATTCCAGTTTATGCTGTTAG